In the Kribbella sp. NBC_00482 genome, one interval contains:
- a CDS encoding helix-turn-helix domain-containing protein: MEYVSRVPRPPLDGLIDDLYYLEGASPYAWLTLPPAPSALLVVNLGAPFRIRGGTDVGTAEYADGCVVTMPTRAFEFGYPLRTRSVGVHFKPWGLAPFVPMPAAELCDRPVTVEQVWGRPAIAELQDRLATADGPHEMLRLLEEELMRRLRETAGLGLVRHTSTVIAATSGAVAINDLSAAAGVSTTHLAQRFKELIGLTPKRLARTYRFTAAVFAIDPTGPIDWGDLAARAGYFDQAHFGHEFRAFTGLTPTRYIEVRQRFLREHPGHVFDGWPLPAD, from the coding sequence GTGGAGTACGTGTCCAGAGTGCCGCGACCGCCGCTGGACGGGCTGATCGACGACCTCTACTACCTGGAGGGTGCGTCGCCGTACGCCTGGCTGACGCTGCCGCCGGCGCCGTCGGCGTTGCTCGTCGTCAACCTCGGGGCGCCGTTCCGCATCCGCGGCGGAACCGACGTCGGGACAGCCGAGTACGCCGACGGCTGCGTGGTCACCATGCCCACCCGCGCGTTCGAGTTCGGGTACCCACTCCGGACCCGGTCCGTCGGCGTGCACTTCAAGCCGTGGGGGCTGGCGCCGTTCGTGCCGATGCCCGCGGCCGAGCTGTGTGACCGGCCGGTGACGGTAGAGCAGGTTTGGGGCAGGCCCGCCATTGCTGAGCTGCAAGACCGGCTGGCCACGGCGGACGGACCGCACGAGATGCTGAGGCTGCTCGAGGAGGAGCTGATGCGACGGCTGCGCGAGACGGCCGGCCTGGGGCTGGTTCGCCATACGAGCACCGTCATCGCGGCGACCAGTGGGGCGGTGGCGATCAACGACCTGAGCGCGGCCGCCGGTGTCAGCACCACTCATCTGGCACAGCGGTTCAAGGAGCTCATCGGCCTTACGCCGAAGCGGCTGGCCCGCACCTACCGCTTCACCGCCGCCGTGTTCGCGATCGACCCCACCGGACCGATCGACTGGGGCGACCTCGCCGCCCGCGCGGGCTACTTCGACCAGGCCCACTTCGGTCACGAGTTCCGGGCGTTCACCGGGCTCACGCCGACCCGCTACATCGAAGTCCGGCAGCGGTTCCTGCGCGAACATCCCGGCCACGTGTTCGACGGCTGGCCACTGCCGGCCGATTGA
- a CDS encoding dihydrofolate reductase family protein — MGKVVMYSSVSVDGFVADQNDQPGPLFDWLTSGDVPLDESGVVKVSQVSYDYTRAYWDQIGVTIAGRHVFDLTDGWDGKPPGGIDHVVVVTHRPQPEGWDPEAPFHFVDGIKAAMAKAQELAGDRIVEVAAGDVGGQMLAAGLVDEVRMDVVPVVFGSGKRYFGSVDAQHLLEDADMIQGNRVLHLRYPVRR, encoded by the coding sequence GTGGGCAAGGTGGTCATGTACAGCTCGGTGTCGGTGGACGGCTTCGTCGCCGACCAGAACGACCAGCCCGGACCGCTGTTCGACTGGTTGACCAGCGGTGACGTCCCGTTGGACGAGAGCGGCGTGGTGAAGGTGTCGCAGGTGTCCTACGACTACACCCGGGCGTACTGGGACCAGATCGGGGTGACAATCGCCGGCCGCCACGTCTTCGACCTGACGGACGGCTGGGACGGGAAGCCTCCGGGCGGGATCGACCACGTGGTCGTCGTGACACACCGGCCGCAGCCCGAGGGCTGGGACCCCGAGGCGCCGTTCCACTTCGTCGACGGCATCAAGGCAGCCATGGCCAAGGCGCAAGAGCTTGCGGGTGACCGCATCGTCGAGGTCGCCGCTGGTGACGTCGGTGGCCAAATGCTTGCCGCGGGCCTGGTCGACGAAGTGCGCATGGACGTCGTACCCGTCGTGTTCGGGTCCGGCAAGCGCTACTTCGGGTCGGTCGACGCGCAGCACCTGCTGGAGGACGCTGACATGATTCAGGGCAACCGGGTGCTTCACCTGCGCTATCCGGTGCGCCGCTGA